The window CAAGGCTTTCCTTGTTGTCGTTGATGCTGACTACTTTGCATTCCACTTCTTGTCCAACTTCAACCGCTGCAGCAGCGTTGTCCAGCTGTACGGAAGAAAGTTCGCGAATCGGAATCACACCGTCGTATTTATATCCAATGCTTACATAAGCTTGGTTATCTTCGATTTTGACGATTGTTCCTTTCACGGTATCGCCTTTTTTCAGAGAAATGATTTCCAAACCTTCTTGGCTAGTCACTTCTTCTTCATTGCTGGCAACAGGCACAGTGGATTCCACAGTTTCCGTTGCTTCTACGGTTTCGTTGTTCTCAACATTAGCCGCAGCTTCCTGATTTCTTGTTTCTTCAGACATGTGATTACCCTCCTCGATTCAAAACCCCATTTATTTAAACCCGCGTAGCGCAGAGTTCAAAACAATCATTACATGTAATACCACTTGTATTTTTAAGTTAGTATGTTCCAAAAAATAGCGGTTATGCCGTTATTCCTCAGCATTCGTAAAAAGCTCAAAGCTAACGGATTTATTTCGTACTGGGCCTGCCGGTCTTACTCATCTCATGGATCCGTCCCATAATTACGTCGGTAACTTCTTCAAGAGATTCGCTGCCTGCTCCGGCAAATGAGCTGAGATCAATGGGTTCCCCATAAATAACGGTCATTCGGCGGAATGGCTTATAAGAACCGATAATAGCGGCCGGAACAACTGCTGCGCCGCTGCGAAGCGCAAAGCTTGCTGCGCCTTTCTTAGCAACGCCGGAATCAGAGTTACGCGTTCCTTCCGGAAAAATGCCCATAACATGTCCGCTGCGAAGCGTATTAAGGGCCGTTTTAATGGATTCTTTGCTTACGCCGCCACGTTTGACAGGAAAAGCGCCCAGTTTGTCTATGAGCCAGCCCAGCACCGGAACCTTGAATAGTTCGGCCTTGGCCATATACTTGACCTGACGTTTCAGCTTAATCCCAATCGTCATCGGATCGAGCAGGCTGATATGGTTCGCGCAGAGCAGTACCCCGCCCTCCTTTGGCACATTTTCTTTCCCCACAATCTTGAGCGGGAACAGGATGGCATAAATCAAGCGAAGCAATCCACGGCAAATAACATAAATCATGAATGATTTCTCTCCCCGTTAACATGAGATCTGCAGTGGGAGACAATAGCTTCCACGGCTTGATGGATATCCATATAGGTCGTGTCAAGAAGAATAGCATCCTCTGCACGGCGCAGCGGCGAAATCTCCCGTCCTTCATCAAGACGGTCACGGGCTGCAATATCGTGTTCAAGCTGCTGGAGAGTCACTGTTTCCGCATCTTTCAGCTCCTTGTAACGGCGGAGGGCACGTTCCTCCACACTTGCCGTCATGAAAATCTTCACTTCGGCATCCGGCAGTACGGTCGTACCGATATCGCGGCCGTCCATGACTACCCCTTTGCGGAGTGCCATCTGACGCTGCAGATGACTGAGTCTGGATCTTACGCCTTCGAGTTTCGAATACTGCGATACTTGACCGCTGACCTGAAGACTGCGGATATGTGGGGTTACGTCTTCCCCATTAATAAGCACCTTCTGTACATCTTCCTCCGGAATAAGCTCAATCACCATATCGCGGACGAGTTCATCCACCTTATCATGGGCTTCCGGCGGTATGCCTTCACGGAGCATATACCAGGTAATTGCGCGGTACATAGCACCCGTATCAACATAAATGTAAGACAGCTTGCGTGCTACCAATCGGGCTACAGTACTCTTGCCTGCCCCGGCAGGTCCGTCGATGGCGACGTTAATTCTGTCGTTAGTATGTGTCCCCTGCCTATCCAACGGGGCATTCCTCCTCAAACACTCTTTCGTCCGGAAAAACGGCAAAGCCGCATATTTCCAGGGACTTACTGATATTATCAAGAAAAAAGCAGGCATTGCCTGCGACTTATAAAATTATACCACAGTTTGGAACACAGTGCAAAACAGCATATGCCGCTAAACGCATACAAACATCCGGTAAAAGGGTCAGCGGTTGCGGAAATCAAACTGCCGTTCAAAGCAATAGCGGATAATTTTTTGCCGTTCAGCATCAGAAATGGACAGGAACTTCAGCATAACGAGACTGCGCCCGTTTTCCAGCGGCTTCATCCGCACAATTTCCCCTTCAAAATTCGCATGCTCCATGCTGCCGTTGCGGTAAGGAAGGAGCAGCCAGCAGCTGAGCTTGTCGGAAACCGCAAGCTTAACCTTGGCGTCGCTGAGAAATGAAGTTCCCCCGCCCCCGATATCATCGGTCCGGACGAGAAAACGGCTGCCTAGTGCATCTTTCACAGCGAGCTCAAGCTCAGCGTTAACGCGCAAAAAACTGCGGCGCTGAATTTTGAAGATGGATTCCGCTTCCGGCTTGCGAATCCGGACCATACGGATCACATCTTCTTTAAATCCGATAACATGAGTATTGAAATAATTCTTAATCCCGCCTTCAGTAATAAAGTATACGGAGAGCTCGTCACCCATAAACAGCTTTTTAAGCCGTCCCTTATCCACCTGCATCGGAATTTCAATCAGAAAAGCATCATCTTCCATATCCGCGATTCTGGATCGGTATTCGATCTCCGTTTCCGCCGGGTCACTGGAAGCTACCTGTATGTATAGATGTTCATTAATTTTGGGATACAAACCTGTCACCGCCACAAAGTTAGTAAGTTAATCTGTTTTTGATTATAGCATGGCCTTTTGACACCGGGTTAGTAAATATTATAAAATTTCAGAATTTAAAACAAAAACAGGAGGGGCTCCTCTAGGGAACTGACCTCCTGTTTAATTAGAACTTATTTATCCTGTGCTCCAGAGGAAGTACGCACCTCTTCCACTGCCTCTTCATTTCCATCCGCAGCATTCAAATAAATCCGGTATTGTGAACCGTTGATTTTGCCCCCGAATTCATACGTAAGAAGCTCCACAGCATCTTCATTTTCAATCCAGGCCAGACGGTGATAAAGCTCTTTGAATTCCGGGTTCAAGTGTTTTCTGGCCTCTGCAAGCGATAGGCCGGGTTTGGGGATTTCGCGCTTTTCCTGATGTTCTTTGACAAAGTCGCTCGCCTGGAAACCAGTAGGATCCCCCGTATCCAGTGCAACCCGCACCGTCATTTTCTCAGGATAGATCAGCACACCGTTCTGGCTGCTCACAAAAGTCAGGTTCCCGAGATTATCATAACGGTCCGCACTGACTGCGGTCATTCCCGGATAACCCTTTTTTTTCAGGAATTCGCCTGCTTTGGTTACCGCCTGTTTCATCGAGACTTTGGCCGGTCCGACCTCGCGGTTATCATTATACGAAATCAGCAGCCCGCCTTCTCTTGTAAAGTCCATGCTGATCGGCTGCTGATGATCGGGGCTAGACACCATAGCCGTAAATGAAGCCCACTCGGTGCCTTTTCCGTTCTCACGGACATCCACCTTCTCATTACCGCCGATGTCGGCAAACTTCACGGCTTTTGCTTTGATTTCCTCTGCAGTAACCGGCTTGCCCCCGAGTTTCTTCACGGAACGTTTGTCATAAATGCTGGCCACGGATGGCCCCCAATCCAGTTCGGGATAGGCTGCAACCCGTTTATCCACTGTTTTAAAACCGTCAATAATCGTATTATCCTCGGCTTTTTCCTCAGTCGCGAGTGCAGACTCCACATCCATCCAGCGCAGCTTATTGCCAATAACCTTCTGTTGCACTTCCTGCAAATCCTTGGAGATTTCGCCGGAATTTTTATAGAGCGCCTTGAGGTTTCCCAATTCGGCTTCTGTCAGCGGCTTTTTCGTGAAGTCACGGACAGCAGCTTTATAAGAGAAGTTGGCGATCTTCGAAAGAAATTCCTCCGTCTCACTGAACGGCAACAATGTAAGCGGAAGCTGGTTGATCTCATTCTGTGCCTCACTGGTTAACCGCCATACATTAACGAGGCCTTTGCGGTGCATTCCGTTCGAGGAAGAGTTCACTGCAAGGGTATTACCGAGTTCACCATGAAGCCGCTCCACGTGAAAAGAAAGATCATGGAAGGCTCGCTGATACTGATTCTCCGCTTTGATTAGAATTGAGTTTTTCTCCTGGTTCTCCTGATATCCCCAGACCAGCGCTCCTACCAGCAACAATGCGGTAAGCGGGAACATTATGGCACTTAATCTTTTGTACATAGGGCTGCAAGACTCCTTTCGGTAGCTTATTGCCGTTAGTTTGACAATAACTGAGAAGAGTTATGCACCTTACTGGCCCCCAAAAAAAAGAGAATACTTCCAGAGCCTCCGGTTCAGGCCCGTTCTTCAATCTCAAAACCGCTGCTGCTGCTGCACAGGCACTGCTTGAAGCCGGTCTGTATCACTCCGTGCTCCTTGTTACCTCTTAATATGTAGGTTTCACCACACTGCTTGCAGACAATCCGCACTTTTACACGCAAAAAAGACACCTCTCTCCTCTCTGGAATTCCTTGCTTACGGAACTTTCCGGGTAAGATTAAGTGTGTCCATCTCATTTATAGGTTAACCTCTTCCTCACGCTTCAAAAAACGGAACGGGGAGCGGCTGTTGGCCAGCGCCACCTTTCCCATGCCTCCATACCATAATACAGCCATCAGAGGCACGATAAACCATATCCAGTAATTCGCTGTAGTACTTAGTATAAAGTCATAGATTCCATGCCACAGCCAAGGCAGCAAGAGCGAGACTAGCAGGACTCCCCGCGTTCTGTTCCCCCTCGAGAACTTGGCTCTGCCCATGTGATATCCCATAATAACTCCGAACATCGCATGTCCCGAGACCGGCAGCAATGCCCTCATAAACATTGAACCGATAGAAGCATGGCTGTACCAGGCATACATTATATTCTCAATTGTTGCAAAGCCTAGCGAAATCGCTACGGCATATAGTATTCCATCATATGGCTCGTCAAATTCGGTATGATTGTAAATCATATGGTACAGCACAAACCACTTCAAGCATTCCTCCACTCCTGAAGAGATGAGGAAAGAATCGACATAGGGACCACCACTCAGCCCCAGCACCATGCCCCTCTGAATGATCATAACCGGAAAAACAATCAGCAGGCCGAGCAAAAATACCTTTATGACCATATGCAGCGGTTCCTGATCATACTTATCTTTCAGATAGAAAAAAGTCAGCAGCGCAAGTCCCGGTGCCACTGCCGACGTAATGACCGATAACAAAAGCACCGAATAACCTCCCCGAGCTTATCTCTCCTATCTGTTACCGCTGAACCCGGCGGTACACAGGAAAGTCATATTTCAAAACTAGAGGAAAGGGCCGGGCGCAGGCCCGGGCTCTCCTCAACCGCTTATTCCTGGCGCTTAAAATGAGTGCACAATAACTGGATTGCATTCTCAGCCATTACGGTCTTTCCGTATTCATCCAGAACAGCTTCTGTAACAGGGGACGAATCCCCGAACTCCGACAATACGGCTACAATTCCCGTAAGGACATTCTCTTCATATTCCTTCGGATCGAAGTAGAGGTACCATTTATCGTTATAAGAATACAGTTTTCCCTGGGAAGTAATATTGCCGATGAGCACATGAGCCGCTTCAACCAAAACTTCAAAATCGCGGAATGCATACACAATGGAGTCGCTTTGTTCTAGAGTAACTTCCATTTCGTAAATCTCTTCAGGCATTTCTTCTTCCCCGGCTCCACCGTACTGATGGTGATCATATTTCCCCCGGGTCACAATAACGACCATACCTTGCGCGGGCAATGCGAACACTTCCACGGCAAGCGGACCTGTAGCGTCAAAACCAAGTTCACTGTACGCCTGGTCCATCATTTCCGTAAAAAGGTCATGCACCTTG of the Paenibacillus pedocola genome contains:
- a CDS encoding lysophospholipid acyltransferase family protein, translated to MIYVICRGLLRLIYAILFPLKIVGKENVPKEGGVLLCANHISLLDPMTIGIKLKRQVKYMAKAELFKVPVLGWLIDKLGAFPVKRGGVSKESIKTALNTLRSGHVMGIFPEGTRNSDSGVAKKGAASFALRSGAAVVPAAIIGSYKPFRRMTVIYGEPIDLSSFAGAGSESLEEVTDVIMGRIHEMSKTGRPSTK
- the cmk gene encoding (d)CMP kinase, which encodes MDRQGTHTNDRINVAIDGPAGAGKSTVARLVARKLSYIYVDTGAMYRAITWYMLREGIPPEAHDKVDELVRDMVIELIPEEDVQKVLINGEDVTPHIRSLQVSGQVSQYSKLEGVRSRLSHLQRQMALRKGVVMDGRDIGTTVLPDAEVKIFMTASVEERALRRYKELKDAETVTLQQLEHDIAARDRLDEGREISPLRRAEDAILLDTTYMDIHQAVEAIVSHCRSHVNGERNHS
- a CDS encoding flagellar brake protein produces the protein MYPKINEHLYIQVASSDPAETEIEYRSRIADMEDDAFLIEIPMQVDKGRLKKLFMGDELSVYFITEGGIKNYFNTHVIGFKEDVIRMVRIRKPEAESIFKIQRRSFLRVNAELELAVKDALGSRFLVRTDDIGGGGTSFLSDAKVKLAVSDKLSCWLLLPYRNGSMEHANFEGEIVRMKPLENGRSLVMLKFLSISDAERQKIIRYCFERQFDFRNR
- the ypeB gene encoding germination protein YpeB, translating into MYKRLSAIMFPLTALLLVGALVWGYQENQEKNSILIKAENQYQRAFHDLSFHVERLHGELGNTLAVNSSSNGMHRKGLVNVWRLTSEAQNEINQLPLTLLPFSETEEFLSKIANFSYKAAVRDFTKKPLTEAELGNLKALYKNSGEISKDLQEVQQKVIGNKLRWMDVESALATEEKAEDNTIIDGFKTVDKRVAAYPELDWGPSVASIYDKRSVKKLGGKPVTAEEIKAKAVKFADIGGNEKVDVRENGKGTEWASFTAMVSSPDHQQPISMDFTREGGLLISYNDNREVGPAKVSMKQAVTKAGEFLKKKGYPGMTAVSADRYDNLGNLTFVSSQNGVLIYPEKMTVRVALDTGDPTGFQASDFVKEHQEKREIPKPGLSLAEARKHLNPEFKELYHRLAWIENEDAVELLTYEFGGKINGSQYRIYLNAADGNEEAVEEVRTSSGAQDK
- the prsW gene encoding glutamic-type intramembrane protease PrsW, with protein sequence MLLLSVITSAVAPGLALLTFFYLKDKYDQEPLHMVIKVFLLGLLIVFPVMIIQRGMVLGLSGGPYVDSFLISSGVEECLKWFVLYHMIYNHTEFDEPYDGILYAVAISLGFATIENIMYAWYSHASIGSMFMRALLPVSGHAMFGVIMGYHMGRAKFSRGNRTRGVLLVSLLLPWLWHGIYDFILSTTANYWIWFIVPLMAVLWYGGMGKVALANSRSPFRFLKREEEVNL
- a CDS encoding genetic competence negative regulator, coding for MRIERLGQDKIRIFLTFDDLSERGIQKEDMWQEVPKVHDLFTEMMDQAYSELGFDATGPLAVEVFALPAQGMVVIVTRGKYDHHQYGGAGEEEMPEEIYEMEVTLEQSDSIVYAFRDFEVLVEAAHVLIGNITSQGKLYSYNDKWYLYFDPKEYEENVLTGIVAVLSEFGDSSPVTEAVLDEYGKTVMAENAIQLLCTHFKRQE